In Papaver somniferum cultivar HN1 chromosome 9, ASM357369v1, whole genome shotgun sequence, the genomic stretch CTTAAGGATCTGTCTCCAACTCCAGACCCACAACCTTTTTATCCCAAACACTAGAACCATTTAATCCCAACTTGATAGAAGACTCACATAGAACGCCAATCCAATTACAGCAATCTGAATTCTTACCCCATGAATTAATACGAGACTCCAGACCTTTTGCGAAATCTTTCAAAGCTCTCAGGTCTTCAGAATTGCAGTTCAAGTTTTGAGAATTCAAGACCTGCACATGAACATAAATGACCAAAAAGGCAAACAACTTCCAATAGTCTACAACAATACTCATATCAAAATCAATCAAGAAATGCCAAAAACTAAGTCGAGCACAGTTTCGTTATTCAATCTCTGTTATTTTCCATCTCTTTGATTCACAAGATGGAAATTTCACCCCAAGGGCCTGAAATCTAACTAATTCCATTGACTACACTATTTTCATAATGATGCAGTTTACAAGAAAGTCTTTGCCTTCTCTCTTGATTTTCCACCTTCCTGACTTTTTTTTCTCGTCTCACTGTCTATTTTTCAAGAAATCCATCAGTCCGTAACTCTGTATTGCGTTCACTATGTTCGACTTTGAAAGCCCTCAGGCCTCAGCCACTGGTTTCTCCTCTTTATCTTTATATTTTGGAGTTTTTCTTGTGGAATTTCCTGCACTAATGACACCGTATATGGGTCTGCAGAGGTGCAGCTCCACTGCAAGTCTCAGTAATAACACACTGTGAGTATCGCGTCACAAGATCACTTCACTTTTCTTTTCTGCAGCCAAGTCTATGTTACAGTAAAGTGGagatacaaacataaaataagttaTTTTATTACACAATTAAGGTTGTGCAAGCCAATATGTTATCTAAGACATTACCTATTcatgcatcacaatctatttaCATTACCTATTCAAGATCATCTGCTTTGTATTGCAAGCTTAACCTCTGGGATCAGCATTCCAGACATGAAGAAAATCAATACAGTGACACTAAAACCTGTTGCTATTCCAACTGCAAATGGAATCCCGGAAATTGTCATCTTACTTTCTTTTGGGTCATCGCCTGAAGTAGAAGTTGCCTTTGGAGAAGTTGGAAGAGGATTACAACCGGGAGCTTGGAGATCAAGGTTACCCTCAAAACTCGAACAAGGGAAAGTCAAAAATTGACCGCCTGAAGGGATTTTTCCAACCAAGTTGTTGTATGCTACATTAAACTGTGATAAAAAGCTTAGGGATGTCAGTGAAAAAGGTATGCTTCCGGATAGGTTATTGTGAGACAGATCCAACACCTCCAAGCTTGTCATGCCACATAATTCAGGAGGAATAGATCCTTGGAGATGATTTGACTTCAGTAACAACAAATGGAGTTTCTTCAAGTTCACAAATTCTGGCCATACTTGTCCAATGAGCATGTTATAGCTCAAGTCCAAAGTTGGTGGAAAACTCCAAAACTGTGTGTATTGCAATTCGGCTAACCCTTGAGTGCGTCCAATGACAAATGGAAAATTGATGGTGTCATCCAATAAAACGTCGCGATAAATGAGGCTTTGCAGTCTGGTTAAGCTTTTTGGGATTTCTCCAGATAGAGAATTGTTTGACATATCTATGTAAAAGAGAAATTTAAGACGGCTTAACCAGTTTGGAATGAACCCACTGAAGTGGTTCCTAGAAATATCCAAGACCTGCAATTTGGCACAGCTTCTTAACCATTTTGGAATCAAACCTGTCAGACCACAATctggaacaaccagaaccttcaaGCTTTGAAACTGGAGATTTGCATTTGCGAGCATGTCTTCACCACGGAAATTTGAGGCAAGAATCAGGATTGTTAGGTTCCTACATTGTTGTAAAATTTCAAGGGTGGACGAAATATTATAAAGGTTGGTATTAGTGAGTGCTAGGAAGAAAAGGGAATGTAGGTTCCTGAATGTATCAGGGAGTTGAGAGTTAAGGTAGTTCTGACGCAGTCCTAAATTTCTTAGTTCTCGGCAGTAAGAGAGACTATCAGGAATTGGACCATGAAATTTGTTGTAGCCAAGATGAAGAGATCTAAGATTAACCATGTTTGTCCAATCAAGATTGATCGAACCACTGAGAGAATTATTGCGAAGATTTAGATAGTATAGCAATGGAGATGTCAGCAATGAAGCTGGCAAAGGACCTGACAAGTTGTTTGAATGAGCTGAAAAATACTCTAGTTTTGCTAAGCTAGTAAAAATATCCGGGAGTGTCTGGGAGAACTCATTTTGCGATAAATCAAACTGGACAAGGTTCGACAAGTTACCTACTCCATTCAATGACCCCGAGAGACTATTGTCCTGAATATATAATTGGTTTAACTTCTTTAGCCTCCATAAATCACTTGGTAGAGTTCCTGAAAGATAATTGGAATTAATGGAGAGATGTTGTAAGGATGTGCAGTTCCCGAAACCAAGGGGGAAATTTCCACTAAACAAGTTCAATGAGAGATTAAGAACTTCAATGTGGGTTGAGTTTGTGCAGAAGCCTGTGTCAAGGGCACCTTCAAGTAAATTATTAGAGACATCGAGAAATCTAATACTAGAAATTAGCCAAGATTTTACCATGATTGGACCACTGAACCCATTGTTACTCAAATCCAAGACCTCGAGGTTATGCATGAAGAATAGTTCAACTGGAAACATACCTTTGAGGAAATTGTCAGAGAAATTTAAGTATCTAAGGTGTTTAAAACGAACCACTGACACAGGCAAATTCCCTTTCAATTGTCTGCTTCCAAGATCCAAACCAACAACCCTTGTTACCCAAACACTAGAACCGTCTAAACCAATGCTAGAAAACAACTCGCAAATGACGCCAACCCAACTGCAACAATCATAATCCTTTCGCCAGCCAGTAATCCCCGACTCCAAACCTTTTGCGATTTCATCCAGTGCTCTAAAGTCATCTGAATTGCAGGTCTCATTCATAGAATATGACACCTGAGCAtgaacaagaaaaacaaatataaaagtaaatgatttCGAAAAATCTCTAATGCCCATATGTTAGAAAAATGAGTTAACGCACAGGAGATAGATCATGAAAGCAACAGCGACGTTGTAGAAAACTCCAGTGATCAAAACCCAACTCAGGAAGTATAGACATCTTAAATAAGTGGAATAGAGGCATAGAACATGGAACCACCTCTGTCTTTTAATTATAACTAACTACACATTCATGGGACCACACTTGGCATAGTCGTGGTATCCTCTTCTTGCTGATGAAACAAGCTGTCAACTTCAGGTCAGGACGGGAGTCGAGTACAATTGGATGTTTCCTGGATCAGGTTGACATGAATGGACCAAACACCCACAAGTTGGCACCAACAAATGAATAGAAAAACTTACAACAAATTTGACTTGCAACATGTTTCTATTTAAACTGAAATATACTAAAGAATATGCCAAAATTGCTTAATCTCATGATCGGAGATTCATTTGAAGATGAGAGCAACTGACTAAGAGCACCAAATTGATCATTTGCCTAGATAAAGATTCTTGCTATTCGATAAAGTGTGAAGTCACAAGCAAAGCGACCGATACAGATTTGTATCCGAATACtagaacaaaacaaattgttatgCCAAAATAGGATATAGAACTTTGAATTAGTGCATGTCTTAATAAGGATTATCCATTCAAGTTCAACAACAAACAAAATTACGGCACATTCACTGTGGTTAAAGGATAATTTCTAACATTCCACCAAAGATTGGATATTATTTGTACTCCGGTgatcaaaatcaaaacccaaaatgGATTCCAAGTACAGAACATAGAAACCACTGCCTTCTAGATATAAAATACTAACTACACATTGACCTGAAATTTATAGGACCACACTTGACATGGTATCCTCTTCTTGGCCATAGGATCCGTTTCCCGTTCCTCCAGACACTATTTGAACTTCGTTTCCATCTGTGCATCACAAATGAGTTAGAaaactgaaaagaaaagaaaagaaaagaaaaaatcaaattcaagaaTAATATGTAATGAGAAAACCTAGATTCATGGCATTAAGAGCACGATCAAGAGTGACGGTAGCATTTGGTTTTACTAGATCTTCTTCTTGCCAACCATGGGGGGTGCAAATGAAGAATTTTGTTTAAGGATAATTGATGGAAACGGCAGTGAGGAAATGGGTTTGATTTTGTTTGAAAATGTTCGCGTCATGGTTTGAGCTTCGTTTGTCATTCAAGTTCTAGACTACAGAGAGGATAGTATTAGTCGGTAATCCGGGTAGTTTCTGTTTTTTAGTAGGGTGTTTGCCTGCTTGGATACAACTTAAACGTCAAaaggtcaaaagttaagtcgggaaccaaattttgaaaacagTCTTGGTAGACCCACCTACGAATTTCCACCGTGAATGCACCGACGGAGATTGCATGGACCCAGGACAGCGTTCGGTGCACTGAAATAGGGATGGAATAGAAGTGGGCCTCACCCATCCTCTCACATGCTAAGAATTTGCAAATTCTTCGATGAGTAAATCATTTTCGTTTTGAGAATAGCTTCtagaaagtaaaataaaaatcctTTGGTTCaaaaagttggaaaatctgaGGACTACTTTTTTTAGCTTGCAAAAGTCATTCTGAATTTTGTATTTTTCGACTTTGTTAAATCAAAAAGCTACTTTTTACTTCATATCCAAACACTTCTAAACACTATACTAGGGATGTCCGTCAttcggtttggtttggttttcagcCAAATCCAAAGACCAAACCAATGTCTCTTATAAGAAACCAAACCATACCATGCTCGATTTAGAATACTAGAAATAAGAACCGTTCCCCCTCCGGGTTTTcggtttttttttaatagactttTATTTTTAACTCGTAAATCAAAATTATAAAGCAATTCATcgtatacaaaataaataaagcaaATCATACTCTGATCATATCAAATAAATAATGTTTCATTATAAAAACTAAAAAGGAACTACAATCCTCATAACTCTTCTCTCTTGTCAATTAAATAAATAATGTTTCATTGAACTGTATATATACTATATTATGATGGAAAGCTCGCTACACATTATTATGGTTTTTGTCGGGTTTTTTTTCTAACTCTCGATTTTTTGGGggggttttggttcttttgtgacatcaaaccaaaaccaaccacTAGAATCGGTTTTGGGTTTTTGGATTTTTCGGTCTCTGAttttctgggttttttttttgtcgGTTTGGACTAGTTCGGTTCGGGTAGAAAACCGAACCATGGGGACTTCTATAGTATACCAAATTTCTTGGTCTCATATTCGAGATTAAAATTCACTCGAAGGTGTGGACCAATCCACTATTTGAACACCAAAATAATCATTTATCTAGAAAAGAAAGAGTTTTGCAATTCATTAAACGATGAAGTCGAAGCAAGGTGAGGGATGAGTGCATAAATACTACTACTAATGTAGAACCAGAACAAAGCAAATTGCTAATACCCAAATAACAAACACAATTACTGACACTAGCTGCGGTTAAAAATTGAAATAAATAAGCCCAtctagctcagttggtagagcgcGAGGCTCTTAACCTTGTGGTCGTGGGTTCGAACCCCACGGTGGGAGTGTGTTTTTGAATGAAGCACAAAGAGGGAAATAAGAGATAATATTGGGAACCCACTAACTTGAATTCACAAAGAGGGCAACAATAAGAGTGGTAAGACAACAATTCCACATTTTGTTTCTCACATAGTAATAATAGTATATATTTTATTAGCCTTATCTCCTTTGAAGTATATAGCCTTGGCTGATAGACCCGAGTAATCTCCAGGAATTTCATCGTGATGGGGATAGATCATTGCATTTGTTGATCTTAAACGCGGAATTCCTAGTAAGGGAGAGTCATCAACTCGCGTTGACTACGTTCCTGCTATTTGTACACACCGCTCGTCGCTCCAACCAATTGAATGATCCGGTAAAGTGTTCCGATTGCGGCAGCGCAGGCGGTTCGTCGCCGGTGATGTCGCGAGGAATCCACTGAACCTTATCATTTATAGGAAGGAGAAGTCATAACAAGGTTTCCGTAGGTGAACCTGCGGAAGGATCATTATCGAAACCTTCCCAGCATAACGACCCATGAACACGTGAATCCAAGTTAATTGGTGATGCAAGTGAGGAGAGATCCACCTTGCTCCATCCCTCGGTCGGGGAGTTTGTTAACACCCTCTCTTTGTGTCAAAAAACGAACCCAATGAGCGGTAAGAGCCAAGGAAAAAAAATGGATACTAGCGTCCCTcttctctttttcctgtctcGGTGGGAGAAATACATCGGTAGGTGTCGCGAAATCCAATCTTCGAACAACTCTCGGCAACGGATATCTCGGTTGTCGCATCGATGAAGAACGTAGTGAAATGCGATACTTGGTGTGAATTGCAGAATCCCGTGAACCATCGAGTTTTGAACGCAAGTTGAGACCCAAGCCTTTTGGACGAGGGAATGCTTTCCTGAAATTCACGCACCGAGTCGTCCCCTCCAACTCATGTCCTTGTATCTTCTAGCGACATTGATATCGGGCAGTGGACTTTAAATTCCGTCCAAGGCTTAATACTGGCGAGAGACAGATCACAAACAAGTATCGCAACGGAAAGATGAAAAGGACTTTAAAAAAGAGTCAAAGAGTGCTTGAAATTGTCGGGAGGGAAGCTGATGGGGGCCGGCGACATGTCCCGATCACATGTGGAACGATGATGAGTCGGTCCACCGATCGACCTTGGATGTGGACTGATGCGGATTAAGGAAACGTCCCAATCCCGGGATGTACCATTCCATTGGAGACGTCGTCGTCTCGTTCGTAGTGGGCAACACACGCCTCATGGCGTTCCTTTGGCAACATCGCGCTCCCGGCAACGGCCTGTGGGTTCTTCATGCAGCCCGTATTGAAATACATACCATGGAGTCTGACATGTGTGCTAGTCCACGAGCGAGTAAAACCCGTAAGGCACAAGGAATCTGACTGGAGGGATCTCCTTGTGGGTTCCACCGCCGACCGACCTAGATCTTCTGTGAAGGGTTCGAGTGAGAGCATACCTGTCGGGACCCGAAATATGGCGAACTATGTCTGAGCGGGGGGAAGCCAGAGGAAACTCTGGTGGTAGCTCGCAGTGCTACTGACGTGCAAATCGTTCGTCTGACTTGGGTATAAGGATGAAAGACTAATCGAAATGTCTAGTAGATGGTCCCATCCGAAGTTTCCCTCAAGATAGCTGGAGCCCGCGGGCGAGTTCTATCGGGTAAAGCCAATGTTTAGAGGCATTAGAGGCGCAACACCATCAACCTATTCTCAAACTTTAAATAGGTAGGACGGCGCGGCTGCTCGATTGAGCCAATCCACGAAATCGAGAGCTCCAAGTGAGACAGTTTTGGTAAGCAGAATTTGTGATGCGGGATGAACCGGAAGCCGGGTTACGGTGCCAAACTGCGCGCTAACCTAGAACCCACAAAGGGTATTGGTCGGTTAAGACAGCAGGATTGTGGTCATGGAAGTCGAAATCTGCTAAGGAGTGTGTAACAACTCACTTGTCGAATCAACTAGCCCCGAAAATGGATGGTGTTGAAGCGTGCGACCCACACCCAGCCGTCGGGGAAATCATTAGGCCCCGATGAGTAGAAATGAGCGTCAGTGACTGCGAAACCAAGGCCGAGTGGATCCTCCGTCGGTGAAGATCTTGGTGGTAGAAAATATTCAAATGAGAACCTTGAAGGCCGGAGAGGGGAAAGGTTCCATGTGAACAGCACTTGCACATGGGTTAGTTGATCCTAAGAGACGGGGGAAGCCCGTCAGAGAGCATGCAACACGCGAACTTTGAAAGGGAATCAGGTTAATATTTGTAAAGGCGGTACAATAGATGCGTTTGATCAGTGGTTAGTTGTAGGTGGATGGATTTACAAGCCCACGGGCATGGTAGGGTTACTTTACCGGCCATCTACTCATATCTGTTACTCCCTTcgtcctaaattattagtccgctttgactaagtcaagatattaaggagaccggaGGAGTGTACAATACTACCCCTATTAAATGatatattattactaaaattaaaaggagtatatggagtagtaagaaaaataaattggtaatatttataaaaaatatttaaatagaagataaaaattaaaatctttatggattgatttagtaGATTTGTTTCCTATTGAGGAAAATATATATCATTTAATATTTAGATTGgtgatatttaaaataattttataattgtaaaagtttgaaggatatatttgagagtttgactaaaaaatatgactataaacaaaaGCTGGACTGTATTTTAGGACagacgaaaatagaatagaggacagaaattttaggacagagggagtagTATTATGCGTCCATCTTAGCCTCAACCGTTTCTTCTTTGAATATTCATTCTCCCTATTCTCATAACTTGCATTGACTGGTCTTGCATGCTTCCAGAATCTTCCTCATGGGTTATGGAATTGGCTAACCAAAAGGTGCAAAGGATTGGCCCAAAAACAATTAGGTGTTCAAACGCCAAGCCCAAGGGTTATTGCAAAGTGCCAAGCCCAATAAGGGAAGTTTGCTTTAGACCACAGAGGGGCGTACAAATTCGCAATCCAAATGGGCAtgggctgaaaaatccgtgagtcAATGGCTCAACTAGGCTAGCTCAGAGACCTGGCTCGATTCAACCAGGTGGGGCACAAATAACCCTTGGTGTACAAGAGTGGGGCGTAGACAACCTGGGGAATACGCAAACTGAGTGCACCGAGATGCACGGAATCGGGGCCACGATATAATCTCACGACACAGACACTGAATCACTGTCGTTTATTGGACGGAATGGCCGCCGGTAACGGTCGCCGGCGACCTGCTGATGTTGCCGGAGAAGATGACGTCGACGAAGCAGATGACGTTGCCAGCCGGAGAAGACGACTGTCGCTGGCGACCTGCTGCTGCATCGGCGACGGAGAGGATGACTTTCAGATGACGTCATGCTAACGTCATCGACGGGATATGCTGACGACGTTAAGTTGATGCTGACGGGCGTTGTAACGGTGACGAAATATGCCTAGAATATTCTAACTACGTCACTGTTTCCGTCTGTTGACATTGTGATGATGTCATTATAACGTCACGCTGGCTGACGTCACATAGTATGTTGTACACGTCATCATCATTGCTGCCGTGGCATATAGCATGCTAACGTGAAAACTTTTGCTTGGTCTACATTGCTGACGTGTCAGCTTTTGGTTGGTCGTCACTGCTGATGTGGCACCTCGTTGCTGATGTGACAGCTTTTGGTTGGTCAGCATTGATGACGTGGCAGTGGTGAAGGGGCTCCTTGCTTGCTTGATTTGGACCTATGCACATGGGCTTCTGTGTAAGGTATATGTATGGCCTAGTTAGCCATACTTGGCTAACTAGATGAGCATATTCGGCTCAATGACCCATACTTaactaagaacgattttttggggaccatggtttttttgggggaccatggttttattttgggtaaaggcattagaagtaattctaggccaccctatatctagttatttatttaatacctaatctaccctcttaattaattttaggttatgattagtaaatgatttagttaaaaacaattagtgagattaaattaaaagatgggtttattattagttgagtagaattattcagagagtagagttagagaagatgaaggagaaaaacatggaaaacaaaaaaaaattccaattcactaagtttgagtattcaaatgatgaaaactcatctgattcttcatctccatcctctcctagaatatttgttaatcttcaaaatgatctggatttgaactggattttgaaaagttcggttactttatatgaagaacaagtaaccgaactcatttgaagctgtagttcggttgccccgtgagatgaacaagtaaccgaactcatctgaaagtgtagttcggttacttgttccaaacacgcaggttaccgaactctctaataatttctaggagttacagcgttatgttcggttggttctcaactaaccgaactttggtgtacaaagtgcggttggttcgcaaactgcatgcacttttgatctaaccgaactttacgtaatataagagtgtATAAGTTTACAAatttcggttctttcgcaaacttgaacctaacagctaaccaaccgaactctgagttcggtttctgtgataaaattgtgaagttaccgaacttaacaaacaaaaaaaatgtgaagttccaacatctattggctaagttcggttactttgtagttttaaaattttttgagaacaaaccgaactctattggttaagttcggttattttggaactcaacatagtggccacaacaacacagttcggttagactggatttgttttttttcggttctaagggtggagttcggttactttgtaattttaaatttttttgtgaaacaaccgaacagagagttcggtgacttagttttaaatccaatagaaccgaactattcttcgtgttcttcattttcaagaagttcggttagtaaactagggttttttggaaaatcgacctaaccgaacatggctctgtaactcctattaaaactctattttgatgatttctattcgattgaagcaatcaaaatcaaattaaagcgaagggtttgttggaaaatacctccggagtggttccatggcagaatcaggttgcagctggcgtcttttatactcgataaaattattaggggccatcaatttatacccattcaaagactctagttaaggggtaccctatatgatattgaagttacataaattccCTTCTGGTAAaattgtataaaaaccaaatcaaaaaaattctactcatttcaactcttcttcttccagtttcatatatcttccgattgtggaagaaaaaaaactttccctcgttcttgtgttcaacctaaacatcgccgcgaatcgtaaaatcaaaacatcgtcgattcgtttataaaacaatggataagggaaatgaaacccacagacctagaaccaaaaacgttgctcggggtatcgatctaaagattgggattttagcaagaaataaagaaattgttgctgcaaatgaagaagaacgcgaagaagaagtatccGTTGATGTAGTCGGAGGTGGCGATtacgatagtcaaacacttcgtcaacttcaaatggccccaattaggtaagaatctatcatttttggggtttatttcgctttaattcgacgaatcgagaaaaaaaatttctagggttttcggttatttatccagattcgggcgatattcatgcttatttacttccgaatgtagtcgtgttcttcatttctcaagaacatcgacagtattcgggagaaatattttatggttatcggccgaatattgttggccatatcttcctggatacaaactggtaataatcggtagtttaatgaattttttggctcccgaatatatttaagtagacacacagtattcggaagtacactcactaccgaatatatatatatatattgaaaaaatctcaaaatttctaatataggaaaaatcccattttggggccagtatttattcggaagacaatataatgttttataccttcgattgtgtaggataaaattttagagtttccgaactccagttgatgaatattcggttgtaaacatgtttaaatatattccgattgtttttcattcgggaaaaatatgtgtcttcttacttccgaatttgttcattcgggttatagttgtgtactttgtcttccgattgtgtaggatgaaaaatttagagcttctgaactccaattgatgcatattcggttgtaaatatgtttagttatctttcgattgttttgtattcgggaacagtatgtgtcttcttacgtccgaatgtgtacattcgggttatatttccatactttttatccgattgtatagtttgtaaatattgttcctttctttgttgtttagacaaagtcgagaaaggatgaagaaagtgacagctagtgctaggagggaaaggagtgccaaagataattcaagtgctcaacaaaacttacaagaacaaagaagtcaacaaggagtgaaccaagtgctgaacaaagtgtagaacaacaaggcagtgaacaaggggtgcaaccaagtgttgaacaagccgctcaacaaagtgcagaaccaactgctccacaggttacaccccaccatgaaattgaaccggttgatccagtgccaagagtagaagaagaaggacaaccaagtggtacccaaaaatccaaaaaaggaaaagatggtgtaaagaaggatattgctaagaaagcatcacatcttgtccctcaggacgaaaagagcagcagttgattcgcatgagggatattttggaccaattgaaggcctcggacgtatgctttgatccatacaaggaagatcgagccagtgggcatataaatgttcagtcggacttgtccctttattttggaccattgtggccccccacaggatatgtgatgtataacccctctagggtgatgcgacaacacgggtatatacaacatcaacctgtggaggaaatggaggattactacaaattggagttggagttgtgctcttctagtggtgacaatctcacgattgttcacacaggcccacctactgttcttgataactggataagaggaatgacttcattatcaacactggtagacgaaccacccgaggtgatgaaaattatccaggctatatgagttggtataacaacgtatcacatcctttggttatccgtgaaatcaaatccaccactactgcggcgggttcaagttataattgtatcatcaaagacaaaccagcttgttatgatagactggttcgtgttcttatatttttgtttattttatattgttcctataaatcttaggtaattaccgtttgatgttatgtcattacgtataaaaaacaggtgaataggttcaagcgtgttttcaaaatgttaactgcatgcctgaagagcggagatcccatgccagctgagaagatcaaagaggctagagacctagttgataatatggataacgaagattatgctgcccagtttggggagaaagtcacgaagaggcatccgcccaaggtggcagtatcaaagacgggtaaaagaactcgagcttcatcgagcgctgaaggtgctccaactgaaggtgctcaaacccgtggtcgtgcaggactgggaggtagtcacggtcgtaaagttaagaagagcagataaatgacaatgatttttgttgtacattcgggactttacaagggccaatatagaaggttagacaacccatattcggaagtatgggtaactgagttgacttccgattattgcaagttcaaaatttgaaaagtatcagtttttcccaaattctgatttttgggccatcgtacattcgggactttacaaaaaaaaattatcctccgaatattacaagttcaaaacaaaccatgccatggctctaggtggttccaagggccaatatagaaggttagacaacccatattccgaagtttgggtaactgagttgacttctgattattgcaagttcaaaatttgaaaagtatcagtt encodes the following:
- the LOC113310526 gene encoding phytosulfokine receptor 1-like isoform X2; protein product: MAKKRIPCQVWSYKFQVSYSMNETCNSDDFRALDEIAKGLESGITGWRKDYDCCSWVGVICELFSSIGLDGSSVWVTRVVGLDLGSRQLKGNLPVSVVRFKHLRYLNFSDNFLKGMFPVELFFMHNLEVLDLSNNGFSGPIMVKSWLISSIRFLDVSNNLLEGALDTGFCTNSTHIEVLNLSLNLFSGNFPLGFGNCTSLQHLSINSNYLSGTLPSDLWRLKKLNQLYIQDNSLSGSLNGVGNLSNLVQFDLSQNEFSQTLPDIFTSLAKLEYFSAHSNNLSGPLPASLLTSPLLYYLNLRNNSLSGSINLDWTNMVNLRSLHLGYNKFHGPIPDSLSYCRELRNLGLRQNYLNSQLPDTFRNLHSLFFLALTNTNLYNISSTLEILQQCRNLTILILASNFRGEDMLANANLQFQSLKVLVVPDCGLTGLIPKWLRSCAKLQVLDISRNHFSGFIPNWLSRLKFLFYIDMSNNSLSGEIPKSLTRLQSLIYRDVLLDDTINFPFVIGRTQGLAELQYTQFWSFPPTLDLSYNMLIGQVWPEFVNLKKLHLLLLKSNHLQGSIPPELCGMTSLEVLDLSHNNLSGSIPFSLTSLSFLSQFNVAYNNLVGKIPSGGQFLTFPCSSFEGNLDLQAPGCNPLPTSPKATSTSGDDPKESKMTISGIPFAVGIATGFSVTVLIFFMSGMLIPEVKLAIQSR
- the LOC113310526 gene encoding phytosulfokine receptor 1-like isoform X1 — translated: MGIRDFSKSFTFIFVFLVHAQVSYSMNETCNSDDFRALDEIAKGLESGITGWRKDYDCCSWVGVICELFSSIGLDGSSVWVTRVVGLDLGSRQLKGNLPVSVVRFKHLRYLNFSDNFLKGMFPVELFFMHNLEVLDLSNNGFSGPIMVKSWLISSIRFLDVSNNLLEGALDTGFCTNSTHIEVLNLSLNLFSGNFPLGFGNCTSLQHLSINSNYLSGTLPSDLWRLKKLNQLYIQDNSLSGSLNGVGNLSNLVQFDLSQNEFSQTLPDIFTSLAKLEYFSAHSNNLSGPLPASLLTSPLLYYLNLRNNSLSGSINLDWTNMVNLRSLHLGYNKFHGPIPDSLSYCRELRNLGLRQNYLNSQLPDTFRNLHSLFFLALTNTNLYNISSTLEILQQCRNLTILILASNFRGEDMLANANLQFQSLKVLVVPDCGLTGLIPKWLRSCAKLQVLDISRNHFSGFIPNWLSRLKFLFYIDMSNNSLSGEIPKSLTRLQSLIYRDVLLDDTINFPFVIGRTQGLAELQYTQFWSFPPTLDLSYNMLIGQVWPEFVNLKKLHLLLLKSNHLQGSIPPELCGMTSLEVLDLSHNNLSGSIPFSLTSLSFLSQFNVAYNNLVGKIPSGGQFLTFPCSSFEGNLDLQAPGCNPLPTSPKATSTSGDDPKESKMTISGIPFAVGIATGFSVTVLIFFMSGMLIPEVKLAIQSR